The window GATCACTAACGCGTTGGTAAAGATCATTGATGAAATAAGTTCGAGCAAGTTATTTGCGCCCGCACGGGTGAGGTATTGCACCAGTGAACTATCCATTTGACCATAAATAAAAAAGCACAAAATGTTCGCCAAAATAAGGCACTGTAACAGTTTATCTTGTACTAGCACGCTGAAGGTTTGTTTAAAGCCCGTTTTAGTTTCAGGTGTTTCGGTGCTTGGCGTGCTTTGTGCGTCTTCTATATCCACTTTTGATTGGATTTTATCATGATGTTTAAACCCCCAGGTTAGTAACACAAGTAAAAAGGCAAAGGCGTAAACAGTAATAAAAAAGCTCGATTGCTCGCCAGTTAAGCCAAGCCAAACCCCTAGCATTGGGCCTACCGCACAACCAACATTAACTGCAAAATAGAGCGATTGCATCGCAAGTTCGCGAGTTGCTTTATCAACAATAATATCGCCGATTAAAGCCGATGCCAGCGGCCGCCAAAGTGAAGTGGCAATAGAGCAGAGCGTTATCACAATGGTAAACATTAAGATTGTGTCGGCGATGGCAAGTAAACTAAACGAGACAATATAAAGCACACCTGTGGCGTACATCATAGGCTTGCGACCAAGTTTATCTGAAAGGGTGCTGCCAACAAAACTGACAAACACCGAAATAACCGCAGCGAGCGACAATACCGAGCCGACTTCGGTTGCTGAAAGGGCAAACTTTTTATACAGAATCACTGCCAAAAATGGCCACACCATATAAAAGCTACCGCGCGTTATAAATGAGCCAAATAACATAATCCACATTAATGGCGGAAACTGCTTTAAGCGAGAAGTTGAAATATCACTGTTCATTATTTTGTTCTTATTGCTGTGAAAAATGGCATGCTAAAACCTCAAGTTTGGTTTAGGTCAAGCCGGTTTTTAATAAACCTTGCATTATTGTGCTGGTTATATTTAACGCGCAGGCTTATTGTTTCGCTCGAGCTCAGTGGATAACGTAAAATTACATGGGCAATGCTCAATACTTAATAATACGTGTTTAGCGGTTGTATCGCATTGGCTTTTTTTGAATAAAAAAACGTCAGCGGGTTAGTAGTAATACGTAGCGTAATTTACTGTGCTTGTTCCTTATTTTCTTGTAAGGTAGAAATTGAAAAATGCTTGTAAAGTGAGCATTTAATCTTGGTTAGTTACAAAAATGGTGTTTATTTTTGGATGTTAAACATCTGCCCATGCTGGCTTTTCGTAATCAAGGTTTGCTGTGTGAGTGCTTTTAAGAAACAAATTCAACTTATACTTCAATAATCTACAAGGAGAAGTAATGAAATTACCATTAGTCAGTGTGTTAGCTGGGCTACTTTCGTTGTCAGCCCATGCGAAAGACCCAAACGTTCTCGCCATTATGGTGGATGATGTGGCGCAGGTTTCTTTAAGTGCCTATTCACATGGCATGACCTACAACACCCCCAATATCGACCGAATTGCCAACGAAGGTGCCTTATTTACCGACCATTATGCCCAGCCAAGTTGTACCGCAGGGCGTGCTGCGTTTTTAATGGGGCAGTTACCAGTGCGCACAGGGCTGACAACTGTGGGTCAGCCCGGCAACCCTTTGGGCATTAAAGAAGCCGACCCAACGATTGCTGAGTTTTTAAAAGACAAAGGCTACATGACAGCGCAATTTGGTAAAAACCATTTAGGCGACCTTGATGAACACTTGCCAACGCGCCATGGTTTTGATGAGTTTTATGGCAATTTGTATCATCTGAATGTGTCAGAAGAGCCAGAGCAGGAAGATTACCCAAAAACTAAAGAGTTTAAGAAAAAATTTGGCCCGCGCGGTGTGATTGAAGCCTATGCAGATGGCCGCATCATTGATACAGGCCCGCTAACGCGTAAACGCATGGAAACATTTGATGAAGAAGTGTTGGCGCGTAGCCTAGATTTTATGGAGCGCGCGGTTAAAGCAGATAAACCTTTCTTTATTTGGCATGCGCCAAGCCGTATGCATGTTTACACGCGCTTGAAACCAGAGAGCCGTCATCTTGCGACTCATATTAGTTCTGAAGAAGATGTTTTTGGTAGTGGTTTATTAGAGCACGATGGTCATGTAGGGCAGCTTCTCGATAAACTCGATGAGCTAAAAATTGCCGACAATACGATTGTAATCTACACCACAGACAATGGCCCTGAGCAAAGTTCATGGCCTGATGCGGGTACAACCAAATTCCGCGGCGAAAAAATGACGACATGGGAAGGCGGTGTGCGTGTGCCGTTTATGGTGCGTTGGCCGAAAAAAATTCCAGCAGGGTTAAAGCTTAACGGTATTTCCTCGCATGAAGATGTATTCCCAACTATTGCTGCAGCAGTGGGTGAGAAAAACTTACGTAAAGCAATGGAAAAAGAGTTTAAAGTATATATCGATGGTGAAAACAACCTTGATTATTGGCGTGGCAAAAGCAAAAAATCTGCACGTAATCACTTCTTTTATTATTACGAGTCGCAGTTAACTGCAATTCGTGTAGGCCCTTGGAAAATGCACTTTGCATCAAAACCAGGTGGTCGTTATTACGAAGATTTGGTTACCCATACCATGCCTAAACTGTTTAACTTACGTAAAGATCCAATGGAACATTACGATGGCGTAACAGGCTTTCATCAAATCATGAAAAAGAGCTGGGTATTTCAACCAGCAATTGCGATGCTGACGGAGCATATTAAAACATTTGAAAAGTTCCCACCGCGCCAAGAAGCAGCGTCGCTAAATATTAATGAAGCGATTAAAAAAGCGAAATCGGTATCGACAACACGATAATCGAATAAACCCACTTGGCGTTTGCTAAGTGGGTTTACCTTTTCGATATAATCGTAATGCGCAAGTCTAGCGTGCGGTAAAAGTGACGGTTAGCAGTTATTCTCTCGCCTTTTCATAACCGGCAATAATCGTGGTATGCGCAACAGAAGAATCAAAATATTCGGCTTTTACCGCTAAGTACGAGTCGTCCGAGAAGAACCTATCAGCGTTTTGTTTTGTTGGAAACACAATGGTAAACACGCGATTAATCGGCACATCTACTGCGGACTTTAAAACCTCAGATACCACAAAGTCGTAACCAAACCCGCCGCCATACTGCTCAAGTATGGGCGTCATCGCATTTCGATACTGCGTATATATTTGGTTGTTAGTTACTTCTAATCCAACTAAATATTCGAACATCTAATAACTCCTTTTGCTATGGGCCGATAAAAAAATACGCGAATATCATAGCTGATGTTGGATAGATACAATGCGTATGTGCACGGGTTCCATCGCAGGTACTGTGTACTTTTCACGTTTCATTAAGGTAAGTGCACTTTGCCAATCTGCAATATTATTATTGTGAATACCGCTAATCAGCTTTGCTGTAATTTCTGTTGGTGTTGTGAACGGTGGGTTACTTTCAACTGTGGCAATAAAGCTGTCGAGATCGCTTTTGTCTTGGCTGTTCACCGTAATTTTAATGGCTTTCTCGTCGTTTGATTCGTAATATTCAAACCCCGATTTACTGCGAATGATCACTGCATTGCGATTTTTAATTTTTATCGCACCAATCACATCTTCTGGCATCATAAACGACTTAATTGTCAGTAATGTTGACCATGAAACTTGTTCATTTAAGTTTTTACGTAAGTCCTTTGGAGAGCTAGTGTCATAGTTGCATTTAATGCTTTCTGGTGACAAATCGAGCGATTCTTTTAATACAGTCACTATATCTGGCTGTTTAGTAACGTCGGTATGTTGTTGGTAAGTTTTGTGAGCGTATAGGTCGACTTTTTGCCACGTGTTTGCTTGTTCTTCCTCAGCGTAGTTGAACACTAACAATGGATGCAGGCCCAATAGGTCAACGGTAACTTGTTTATCATTTTTAAGCACAACGGGCGCGCCAAAACCGTTTGCGTTTATTTGCTTAAAGGGGGTTGCAGCGCCGGCTGAGTAGTTTTGCCACGTTGTTGCAGTGTGAGGTTGCTTGTTGAAGATTTCTTTCACTTTTAAGCATTTGGCGGTTAAATCAAAGGCCAAGCTAGTGTGAGTAGTCGTCAATAACGCTAGTGCTAAGATGTAATTTCGTTTCATAAGATCCCTCTTTTGTTTGAAATGTAAGGTGATACGGCACATTTATATGTGCCGTACTAGAGTTGTTTTATTTAATACTAATGTCGTTACAGACACGTGGCAAAATGTCTTCTGTTAACCCTGCAGGCAACTGCTTCAACTTGGCGTCTGAAAGCGCGTCTATATTCTTCCCATTTATAATCTTGTTTATCCAAGGCGCAAAAAATGATATTCGGCTGTAAACCTCACTAACACCGTATTTGCCAATGTTACCGCCCTCGACACGTGAACTAATACCATAAATAACGCCTGTATCATTTTGAAATGTGTATGCGGGGCCGCCGCTGTCACCACCACCGGATACGCCCTCAAGGGCCAGCGCGTTATCGCCTTTATCGAAGGTGAACTTTAACAGCGGACCTTGTGCCAATGCTACTTTGTTTTGTGCTTTGCGCATTTGGCCTTTGTTTTCAAAATTATCAACTGTTTGACCCGTTAGCCCATTTCCTGTGCCGCCGATACCAATAAACCACAGGTTTTTGTTTAACTCATCAGATTTTGTGTTGAGTGAGAAAGGCGTTACGCCTAAAACAGGTTGCTGTAATTCAATTAAGGCAATATCGTGGCTTTGCCCAGGAGTGTAATCTTTATGAACATAAACACGCTTAACCGTGTGGTGTTTTGCGTTAAGGCGTATTGAGGAGTTAGGCTTTACGCAAAATGTCGCATGGGCTGCTGTTAATACCCAAGTTGGCGCTATAAGCGTGCCGTGTGCGCCGTCAAAATAAAATGTTGCTAATTGAGGTAACTCAGTGCTTGGTACTTTGTATTGTGCATCAGCAACATCGTGCCTAATGATTATTGCTTGAGCGGAAACGGATATGCTTAAAAGTAAGGTTAACAGGTATTTCATTCGCGCTCCTTGCAAGTATTGCGTTACAAACAATGATTCAAATGCCGTTGTGCTTTTTACACTGTGTAAATGGCAGCAATCCCTGTGTAATTAGCTAGCTTTAACAATTTATAGTTGTACCAGATATTGCAACGTACTGCTACCGCTCAACTTTATCGCTTTTGTAAGAGATTGTAAGCTTGCGTTAAAGTGCATTTTATACTTAGCAAATTCTTGTATTCGAATACTTCTAGGGGTGTATTAAATTAAAGGCTAAGTGTTTAATTTCGGTACTATGTTTACTGGTTTTTATTGATCTAGAATAATCACGTAAATGTGCTCAACGGTTAAACTTGCTTCGAATTGATGATTATTGCGTCAACATTATTTGGCGTTGTAATAGACGTAAGTGAGACTAAGTATGAAGCCAACCGCACTAAGCGAGCCGTATAGTGACAAAAAAGAGCCCTTATCTAAGTTTAAATCGCTACAACTCAAAACCTACCTTCGTTTAGAAAACAATCCTCTCGTCGAGCTTATTTCATCGCATTCCCATTCAACTGATTTTACGCATAAACGGTCGGATTATATTCGTAGACGTTTATGGATTATGTGTTTGTTTTTCGCGTTTTCGGTGCCCTTATTTGGCTTTTTTGATTTTCTAACACTCCCGCAAGCACATGCACAAACCTTACTTGTGGCGCGTATTTCGCTCTCGGTGGCACTGTTTATTATGGCTTATCGCGTAAAACGCTCGTCTTCGGTGAGTTTAATAAAACATGTGATTGCACTGTCGTTTTTGTGCCCGTCGTTGTTTTATTTGTACATTATGCTGACGTTTAACAGCCTTGATAGTGTGCCGTTAATTTTCACCATGATGCCGTATTTAACATTGGCAATGATCGGGTTATTTCCACTGACTATTCGCGGTGGTGTGATTTTAATTAGCCTGATTTTTATTCCATTTATGCTCGTACAAGCGCACTTTTTTAACGGTGATTATTGGCATTTTTTTAATGGCGTTTGGCTATTTGGTTTGTTTGCCGGTATTAGCCTGTGGCTGCAAATTGCACAGCTTTCAATGTTGATGAATTTGTATCGTGAATCAACGGTTGATCCGCTAACAAAACTGATTAATCGGCGTGTCATGTTGCGTCGTATTGAACAACTTAAACAGCAAAATATTGGCTTTAGTGTGGTGATGTTTGACCTCGACCGCTTTAAACGAATTAACGATACCTATGGGCATCTTGCAGGCGATAATGTGTTAAAGGTGGCGTCGCACATTATTAAAAGCAAATTAACACGTAATGATATTGTTGCACGTTATGGCGGCGAAGAGTTTGTGGCAATTTTACCGAATACACAAACCAGACAAGCAATTAGATGTGCTGAGCAAATTGCATTGGCGCTAAAAGCTGAGCCGATAAAAATGAGTGATGAAAACAGCATTACAATCACATCGAGTATTGGTGTTACCCAATACCAACGTGGTGAAGCAATTGAAATGATGTTTAAACGTGTTGACGATTTGCTTTACGACGCCAAAGAACTTGGGCGAGACAGAGTAGTATCGGACATAACGTAACCCCACTGTTATTCGAAGGGTTACGTTACTAAGCAATTTATGCGTGTTGCGCTTTAATTGCTTTGGCGAGACTCAATAAGTCAAATCCTTTACCTATATCTAGCTGCATAAACGCCAATATTGCATGCATCACAACTAATATTTGTTGGTGTGCTTTTGGGTTATTTGCGATATCTGCTTTTGCTGCGGCTAAGCCATTTTGTTGATAGGTTTTTAACAGCCTAACGGAGTGCTCCTCACCAGTGAGTACTCTTGGTTTGGGTGTATAACCTAGTTCAGCAACATTAATGACTAATCATAGTTTCAGTTCCTGTTGCGTTGTTTGTCGTTACACTAACGTGGCAGATGTGAAAAAAGCGTGAAGGAAGATCGATTCAGATTTTTAAATTCTCTATACTGGCGGCAGTCTAAAGCCAAATAAGCAAGAACTATGTATACAATTGAAATTGGGCAACTTGAGCAAATGGTGCAAATCGAGCAGGCGATTCCTGAATTTTCATCGCCAAAAAAACTCGCCGATATTAAATTACGCCTTGCTGATAAACGCCATTTATTGCTTATCGCCTATCACGATGGCGAACCGATAGGTTATAAACTCGGTTATGCATTAAACGATACAACGTTTTACAGCTGGTTAGGTGCTGTGGTGCCAAATCATCGCGGTCAAGGTCTTGCTCAAAAAATGCTATTGCAGCAAGAGAGTTGGCTACAACAACATGGGTTTACTGCTGTTCAGGTAAAAACCATGAATCGTTTTCGTGCGATGTTGGCAATGCTTGTCAAAAACAACTATGCAATAATTGATCTTGAAAAAGCGCCAAGTTTTCAAGATCATAAAATTCGATTTGAAAAATTACTTGGCTAAAAAAAATATGCACGGAGGCAAAGATGTATAAAATCGTAATCGGGTTGGTAATAGCGCTTTCTTTAGTAGTTGGGGTGATTGCTGCTGCGGCGTTTACGCCAGCGCTTGGTTTTACCTTTTTGTTTTTGATATTTGCCGGTGTAATTGGCTATCAAGGCTATTTACTCTCTGCGTTGATGTTAGTATTTATTAACACATTAGCCATTTTGGCAAGTCCGGGCATCGCTGACGCCACGCTATCGTCGTTGGCAATGCTGGCAGGCATTTTTAGCGTGGCATTTGGTGGTGTGATGCTCGGTGTTAAAAAGCAGTTAGCACTTGGTTCATCGTAACTAAAATACGACTTGGTAAATGACTTGTGGAATGCGCAAACGATCAATTTCGCGTTCTAAATCACGAATATCATGGCGAATTTCGCGCTTAATATCATCGTTTGTTTCATTGCGATATTGCTCTTTTAGGCGGTATAAGCGGTCTTCTAGCTGTTTGATTTCCTCGTCGATATCATATTGTCGTTTACCTTTGTTGTAGTTTTTAACGAACGACTCGTTTAAACACACTCCGTTGTATGTTTGTCCGGCGCGACCAATGCGATAACCGTTTTCTGGCGTGCAGTACACTTGGTTGCCTTGTTCGTACCCTTGTTGCCATTTTTTGGTATTTACATCTATGTTTACTTCCGCGCAGGCTTGGCGGTATTCATTGACCCGGCTGCGCTTATAGCCGCTCTGACCGTCACTGTACCCGAGGTTATACCAATCAGCGGTTTTACATTTTTCTGGTGAAATAGCTGCGCAAGCGCTAAGTGATAAATAAATAACGGCGAGACTCGCTGTTTTATAAAGTGTTGATAAGGTCATAATCTTTCACAGTTTTGGGTAATTGTTTCAAACATAGAAAATACGCCATGAATATTAACTGAATACGCTGTCACGCGTACGACATATTTTGCAATACTTTATGGCTTTCACTTAGGTACGTTGCGGCGTAACATAAAGATATTGTGTCAGGTTATAATGACCTGAATGCCTGATGATACCCATTTTTATTGATTATGCGGCTCTGATAGCCAACCTAATAACCACGATAAAAATTTATGTATTCAGCTCTTTATAACTTTTAAAGGGCACAATTATGATTAACACACATCCTAATATCGTTATTATTGGCGGTGGCGCAGGCGGTCTTGAGCTTGCAAGTAAGTTAGGACAAAAATTAGGAAAGTCACAACGCGCAAACATTACGTTAATTGATAAAAACCGCACACACATATGGAAACCCTTGCTACACGAAGTAGCAACAGGCTCGCTCGACACCAGTTTAGATGGCGTGTCGTATTCAGCTCACGCAGCAACTCATGGTTTTCAATTCATTTTGGGCGAGTTTATAAAACTCGATACCAACGACCAAGCTATCAGTTTAAAACAACACAATGATGATAACGGCAAAGTATTATTGCCTGAACGCGCACTTCACTACGATAAACTCATTATTGCAATTGGCAGCATTAGTAATGATTTTAATACCCCAGGTGTTGCCGAACATTGCTACTTTCTGGACTCTCAACAGCAAGCAGAACGTTTTCAGCATGCGCTGCTAAATAGCTTTACGCGCGTTCATCAAAACTCAAGTGGTGAACAAAGCTCCCAGTCAAACTCACTTTCAATTGCTATTGTCGGTGGTGGCGCAACTGGAGTTGAGTTGAGCGCTGAACTTATTCATGTTTCTGGTTTGTTAAAGCACTATGGCTTAAGCGAATTTAAAAGTACGCAGTTACGCATTCATCTAATCGAAGCTGGGCCAACTATTTTACCCGCGCTGCCAAAACGCATCAGTGATGCAGCGAGGCGTGAACTACTCAATTTAGGCATTCAGGTGCTTGAAAATACACGTATTAGCGAAGCCAATCAGCATGGTTTTGTCACCGCTGAGGGCGAGGAGATTGCGGCTGATCTAATGCTGTGGGCAGCGGGTGTAAAAGTGGCTGATTTTATAAAAAGCATCGACGGACTAGAATTTAATCGCAGCAACCAAGTGCTGGTTGACCCGTATTTGCAAGCCAAAGGAGTAGAGCATGTTTATGTACTTGGGGATGCGTCGGCATGTGAGCAATCTGATGGTAGTTTTGTGCCGCCGCGTGCACAAGCAGCACATCAAATGGCAAGTAATTTAGCGGTTA of the Pseudoalteromonas spongiae UST010723-006 genome contains:
- a CDS encoding MDR family MFS transporter — translated: MNSDISTSRLKQFPPLMWIMLFGSFITRGSFYMVWPFLAVILYKKFALSATEVGSVLSLAAVISVFVSFVGSTLSDKLGRKPMMYATGVLYIVSFSLLAIADTILMFTIVITLCSIATSLWRPLASALIGDIIVDKATRELAMQSLYFAVNVGCAVGPMLGVWLGLTGEQSSFFITVYAFAFLLVLLTWGFKHHDKIQSKVDIEDAQSTPSTETPETKTGFKQTFSVLVQDKLLQCLILANILCFFIYGQMDSSLVQYLTRAGANNLLELISSMIFTNALVIITCQFLLLKLMASRPILVRIRFGLVLLIISQIWFAFNPLTFFAGWLGAVVIMSLAEAILFPTMSVHVDRIAPTNLRGAYFGATAFYDLGYAFAPIGGGLLLDMYDGRTLFLVCSAIAVVVFLLYLIMDKLKRPAFITEQLASEQTAKTA
- a CDS encoding arylsulfatase, which gives rise to MKLPLVSVLAGLLSLSAHAKDPNVLAIMVDDVAQVSLSAYSHGMTYNTPNIDRIANEGALFTDHYAQPSCTAGRAAFLMGQLPVRTGLTTVGQPGNPLGIKEADPTIAEFLKDKGYMTAQFGKNHLGDLDEHLPTRHGFDEFYGNLYHLNVSEEPEQEDYPKTKEFKKKFGPRGVIEAYADGRIIDTGPLTRKRMETFDEEVLARSLDFMERAVKADKPFFIWHAPSRMHVYTRLKPESRHLATHISSEEDVFGSGLLEHDGHVGQLLDKLDELKIADNTIVIYTTDNGPEQSSWPDAGTTKFRGEKMTTWEGGVRVPFMVRWPKKIPAGLKLNGISSHEDVFPTIAAAVGEKNLRKAMEKEFKVYIDGENNLDYWRGKSKKSARNHFFYYYESQLTAIRVGPWKMHFASKPGGRYYEDLVTHTMPKLFNLRKDPMEHYDGVTGFHQIMKKSWVFQPAIAMLTEHIKTFEKFPPRQEAASLNINEAIKKAKSVSTTR
- a CDS encoding DUF1330 domain-containing protein, giving the protein MFEYLVGLEVTNNQIYTQYRNAMTPILEQYGGGFGYDFVVSEVLKSAVDVPINRVFTIVFPTKQNADRFFSDDSYLAVKAEYFDSSVAHTTIIAGYEKARE
- a CDS encoding trypsin-like serine protease; translated protein: MKYLLTLLLSISVSAQAIIIRHDVADAQYKVPSTELPQLATFYFDGAHGTLIAPTWVLTAAHATFCVKPNSSIRLNAKHHTVKRVYVHKDYTPGQSHDIALIELQQPVLGVTPFSLNTKSDELNKNLWFIGIGGTGNGLTGQTVDNFENKGQMRKAQNKVALAQGPLLKFTFDKGDNALALEGVSGGGDSGGPAYTFQNDTGVIYGISSRVEGGNIGKYGVSEVYSRISFFAPWINKIINGKNIDALSDAKLKQLPAGLTEDILPRVCNDISIK
- a CDS encoding GGDEF domain-containing protein; protein product: MKPTALSEPYSDKKEPLSKFKSLQLKTYLRLENNPLVELISSHSHSTDFTHKRSDYIRRRLWIMCLFFAFSVPLFGFFDFLTLPQAHAQTLLVARISLSVALFIMAYRVKRSSSVSLIKHVIALSFLCPSLFYLYIMLTFNSLDSVPLIFTMMPYLTLAMIGLFPLTIRGGVILISLIFIPFMLVQAHFFNGDYWHFFNGVWLFGLFAGISLWLQIAQLSMLMNLYRESTVDPLTKLINRRVMLRRIEQLKQQNIGFSVVMFDLDRFKRINDTYGHLAGDNVLKVASHIIKSKLTRNDIVARYGGEEFVAILPNTQTRQAIRCAEQIALALKAEPIKMSDENSITITSSIGVTQYQRGEAIEMMFKRVDDLLYDAKELGRDRVVSDIT
- a CDS encoding GNAT family N-acetyltransferase, whose amino-acid sequence is MYTIEIGQLEQMVQIEQAIPEFSSPKKLADIKLRLADKRHLLLIAYHDGEPIGYKLGYALNDTTFYSWLGAVVPNHRGQGLAQKMLLQQESWLQQHGFTAVQVKTMNRFRAMLAMLVKNNYAIIDLEKAPSFQDHKIRFEKLLG
- a CDS encoding DUF6419 family natural product biosynthesis protein, which produces MYKIVIGLVIALSLVVGVIAAAAFTPALGFTFLFLIFAGVIGYQGYLLSALMLVFINTLAILASPGIADATLSSLAMLAGIFSVAFGGVMLGVKKQLALGSS
- a CDS encoding DUF2799 domain-containing protein, which gives rise to MTLSTLYKTASLAVIYLSLSACAAISPEKCKTADWYNLGYSDGQSGYKRSRVNEYRQACAEVNIDVNTKKWQQGYEQGNQVYCTPENGYRIGRAGQTYNGVCLNESFVKNYNKGKRQYDIDEEIKQLEDRLYRLKEQYRNETNDDIKREIRHDIRDLEREIDRLRIPQVIYQVVF
- a CDS encoding NAD(P)/FAD-dependent oxidoreductase — protein: MINTHPNIVIIGGGAGGLELASKLGQKLGKSQRANITLIDKNRTHIWKPLLHEVATGSLDTSLDGVSYSAHAATHGFQFILGEFIKLDTNDQAISLKQHNDDNGKVLLPERALHYDKLIIAIGSISNDFNTPGVAEHCYFLDSQQQAERFQHALLNSFTRVHQNSSGEQSSQSNSLSIAIVGGGATGVELSAELIHVSGLLKHYGLSEFKSTQLRIHLIEAGPTILPALPKRISDAARRELLNLGIQVLENTRISEANQHGFVTAEGEEIAADLMLWAAGVKVADFIKSIDGLEFNRSNQVLVDPYLQAKGVEHVYVLGDASACEQSDGSFVPPRAQAAHQMASNLAVNILAELNGKAKTPFKYKDHGSLVNLSRFSAVGSLMGNLTNNSMFIEGKLARLMYVSLYRMHQNAIHGPLKTMALWLCEKLMRSVRPKMKLH